Sequence from the Lysobacter solisilvae genome:
GCTTGGTCAGTTCGCGCGCGATCACCGCGCGCCGCGCGCCGCCGAACACGGCGGCCATGTCGGCCAGCGTCTCCTCGATGCGGTGGGCGGACTCGTAGAACATCACCGTGCGCGTTTCGCTGGCCAGCTGGCCCAGGCGCTCGCGCCGCGCCGCGGCCTTGGCGGGCAGGAAGCCCTCGAAAACGAAGCGGTCGCTGGGAACGCCGGCCACGCTCAGCGCGGCGATCGCGGCGCAGGCGCCCGGCACCGGCGAGACGCGGATGCCCTCGGCGCGGGCCGCGCGCACCAGCCGAAAGCCCGGATCGCTCACCAGCGGCGTCCCGGCGTCGGACACCAGCGCCAGGCTGTCGCCGGCCCGCAGGCGCGCGACCAGTTGCTGCGCCTGCGCGTCCTCGTTGTGCTGGTGCAGGGCCAGCAGCGGCCGCTCCAGGCCGAAATGGGCCAGCAGCTGGCGGGTATGGCGGGTGTCTTCTGCGCAGATGGCCGATACGGTCCGCAGGATCTCCAGCGCGCGCGGCGACAGGTCGCCCAGATTGCCGATCGGCGTGGCGACGACGTGGAGGGTGCCGGGCGTGTGCATCGTGCCTACCGTGGGGGAAGGCTAGAATCCTACCCGGTCCCCCAATCAAAGCCGTGCCCATGATCCCGACGACGTCCCCGACCGCGCCACGACGGCCTGCCGCATGGCTCCTGGCTGCAATGCTCCAGGGGGCCGTGCTGGTGACCGCGCTCGCCGGCTGCACGACGATCGAACGCACGACAGGCACGCCGTCCACCCAGTCGCGCAACGCGCAGGTCGCCCAGGCCGCCGACCTGGTCCGCCAGGGCGCGGCGCTGACCGGCGCCGAACGCGCGGCCAACGACCAGCAGATCGATGCCCTGCTCTCCCAGCTCGACGACGCCACGCTGCAGCGCGAGGCGCAGGCGCTGCCGGCCGGCGACCCCCTCTACAACCACGCCGCCCGCGTGCTGCTGCGCCGCGGCCTGCCCTTGCCGCGTCCACTCGACCGCACCGCCTGGAACTTCAATGCCGGCAACCGCCCGCCCGCGGAAGGCGACGGCTACCGGCCGCCGGTGAAACTGGCCGTGCTGCTGCCACTGTCGGGCAGCCTGTCGGCGGCCGCCGCGCCGGTGCGCGACGGGTTCCTCGCCGGGTACTACGGCGAATCCCGCCGTCGCCCGGAAGTGGTCTTCTATGACACCGCCGGCACCGCCAGCGGCGCCGTCGCCGCCTACGACAAGGCCGCGGCCGAGGGCAACGACTTCGTGGTCGGGCCGCTGGGCCGCGACGAGGTGAGCACGCTGTTCCAGCGCGGCACCCTGCCGGTGTCCATGCTCGCCTTGAACCGTGGCAACGTCGCACCGCCGCCGGGCCAGGCCGCCTTCTCGCTGTCGCCCGAGGACGAAGGCGCCGCCGCGGCCGATTTCCTGGCCGAACGCGGCGCCAAGCGCGTGCTGGTGATCGCCGCCGACGATGACAGCCAGCGCCGCGCCTCGGCCGCCTTCCGCGCGCGCCTGGCCGAACGCGGCGGCGTGGCGGAGACGACCTCCGACACGACCGTCGACCTGGCGCCCTTCGCCGCGAAGGAAGGCGGTATCGATGGCGTCTTCCTGGCGACCCGCGGTTCGACCGCGCGTGCGCTGATGCCGCGCCTGGCGCTGGCGGGACTGGCCGGCAAGCCCCGCGTGGCCACCTCGCACCTGTTGTCGGGGACCGGCAAGGCCGCCGACGACCGCATCCTCGATGGCATCGCCTTCCCGGCCGAATCCTGGACCTCGCGCAGCGTGCGCGGCCTGCCCACCGCCGGCACCGCCGCGGGCATGCTGCCCAACGCCAAGGGCGGCGCCGCGCGCCTGTTCGCGTTCGGCTTCGACGCGTGGCTGATCACCGCCTATCTCGAGCACCTGGCGGGCGCGACCGACGGCCTCCAGGGCGCCACCGGCGTGCTGAGCATCGATGGGCAGGGCTACGTGCAGCGCACCCCGGCCTGGTCGACCTTCAGCGCCGGCACCCAGGTCCCGCTGGCGGACGCCGACCGCCGCTGAGCCATCCTCCCGGGCACGGAACGCCCACTCTTGTGCAAGGACCGCAATGCGTTTCCCGCCGACACCCGCACGGGCGCGCGGTGATGCCGTCGAAGCGTTCGTCCGCCGCCACCTGCTGGCGGCGGGCCTGCGCGAGGTGGCCGCCAACGCCCAGTACCGCACCGGCGAACTCGACCTGGTGATGCTGGATGCGGCCGGCCGCGTGCCGTGCCTGGTGTTCGTCGAAGTGCGCTTCCGCCGCGATGCACGCTTCGGGGGCGGCGCGGCGTCCGTCGACGCGCGCAAACGGCACAAGCTCGTCCGCGCCGCGCAGGCCTTCCTGCAGGCCCACCCGCAGTTCCGCGACGCCGCGTGCCGCTTCGACGTCGTCGAGGCCCACGGCAACCCCGCCGCGCCGCAGCTGCACTGGCTGCGTGATGCGTTCCGCGCGGACGATGCCTGAGACGGCATGGCCTCTTCCCGTCTGATCCGGCGCTGCTGACGCCATTGCAGGCATCGGCGGTGTTCGTGCCCGATGTTCCTGCCCGATGTTCGTGCCGGATGTTCGTGCCCGATGCTCAGGCCCGATAATCCCCGCCATGCCCGCCCTCCCCGCCGCACTGGTCCGCGACCTGTCCGCCCTGCTCGGGAATGCCTGGCTGACCGATCCCAGCGAACGGCTGGCCTACGCCTACGACAACTCGCGCCGACAGGCGCTCCCCGATGCGGTGGCCCTGCCATCGACGGCCGAGCACGTGCTCGCCCTGGTCCGCGCCTGCCGTGAACACCGGGTGCCGCTGGTGGCGCGCGGGCGCGGCACCAACACCACCGGGGCCGCGGTGCCGGTCGCGGGCGGACTGGTGGTGTCCTTCGAACGCATGCAGCGCATCGTGGCGATCCGTCCCGGCGACCGCTGCGCCGTCGTAGAGCCGGGCGTGCTCAACGGCGACCTGCAGGCCGCGCTGCGTCCGCACGGCCTGTTCTGGCCGGCCGATCCCACCAGCGCCGCGTACAGCACGATCGGCGGCAATCTCGCCTGCAACGCCGGTGGCCCGCGCGCGGTGAAATACGGCGCCAGCCGCGACAACGTGCTCGCGCTCACCGCCGTCACCGGCGCGGGCGAACTGGTCCACTGCGGCAGCGCGACGACGAAGGGCGCGACCGGTTACGACCTGCAGCGACTGCTGGTGGGCAGCGAGGGCACGCTGGCGCTGATCGTGGAAGCCACGCTTCGACTGACGCCGCTGCCGCCGCAGCGCCGCGTGCTGCGTGCCGTGTACCGCGATGTCGCCAGCGCCGCGCAGGCGGTGGCACGGCTGATGGCCCAACCGGTCACGCCCTCGATGCTGGAGTTCATGGATGCGCACTGCGTTGCGCTCAGCCGCGACGTCGGCGGCGTCGACCTGCCGCGCGAAGCCGGCGCCCTGCTGATGATCGAAGCCGACGGCGACGCGCAGACGCTTGCCCATGCCGTGGAAACGCTGATGGCGGTGGCCGGAGGCGATGGCCTGATCGCCATCGACGACGCGGCCTCTGCCGAGGCCGCCGAACGGCTGTGGGCCGCGCGCAAGGCCCTCTCTCCGGCGCTGCGCACGCTGGCGCCCGGCAAGATCAATGAAGACGTGGTGGTGCCGGTCTCGCGCATTCCCGACCTGGTCGAAGGGGTGCAGGCCCTGGCGGCGGAGTTTGCGTTGCCCATCGTCTGCTTCGGCCACGCCGGCAACGGCAACCTGCACGTGAATCTGCTGTTTGATCCGGCGCAGCCCGACCAGGCCGCGCGCGCGCAGGCGGCCCTGGCCAAGGTGTTCGAGCTCACCCTGGCGCTGGGCGGCACGCTGTCGGGCGAGCACGGCATCGGCCTCGCCAAGCGGGAATTCATGCCGCAGGCGATCGATGCGGCAACGCTGGCGCTGATGCGCCAGGTCAAGGCCGCGTTCGACCCCGACGGCATCCTCAATCCCGGCAAATTGTTGCCCGACGGCTAGGCGCGCGCCTGCGGCGGTTGCGCGGCCTGATCCGACCTCGCGCCAGGCGCGCCGTCGGTAGCCACTTCCGGGAAGGAGTGCGGCCGACCGCAGGCCGGCAGCCGCGCAGCTGAACGCCGCCCCTGCACCGGTGGCGGCCGGCTTTGGAATCCGTGCATGGCGCGAAAAAATGGGCGCGGTCGTGCGGGTATCCTGCGCGCCCCGCCCGCCTCTCTTCCGGTCCCGTCCGCATGTCCGTATTCCGCCGCGCCGTCCTCCTCGCCTCCAGCGTCGTGCTGGCCGCCTGCGCCAGCACCGGGCAGGTGCCGACCGCGGCGGAGGTGGCGCCGATGCCCAAGCCCAGGCCGGTGGCGCCGGTGCGCGTGGGCATCGCGCTGGGCGGCGGCGCGGCCAAGGGCTTCGCGCACATCGGCGTGATCAAGATGCTCGAGGCCAGCGGCATCCAGCCGGTCGTCGTCTCCGGCACCAGCGCCGGCAGCGTGGTCGGCGCGCTCTATGCCAGCGGCATGGACGCCTTCCAGATGCAGAAGACTGCCTTCGCGCTCGATGAAGCGAGCATCCGCGACGTGAGCCTCTTCTCGGGCGGTCTGGTGAAGGGGCAGAAGCTGCAGGATTACGTCAACGAGCTCGTCCGGCAGCGCCCGATCGAGCGCATGAGCAAGCCTTTCGCCGCGGTGGCCACGCAGCTGGAAACCGGCGAACGCACCGTCTTCGTGCGCGGCAATACGGGTCAGGCGGTACGCGCCTCCAGCAGCATCCCCGGCGTGTTCGAGCCGGTGGTGATCGGCAGCCGGCATTTCGTGGACGGCGGCGTGGTCAGCCCGGTGCCGGTCGACGCCGCGCGCCAGCTGGGCGCGGACTTCGTCATTGCCGTGGACATCTCCACCAAGGTCGACGGCCGCAATCCCGGCAGCCTGCTGGGCAACGTGAACCAGTCGATCACGATCATGGGGCAGAAGCTCGGCCAGCAGGAAATGGCGCGCGCCGACATCGTCATCCGGCCCCGGGTCAACGACATCGGCGCGGCCGACTTCGAACAGCGCAACATCGCCATCCTGGAGGGCGAACGTGCCGCGCTGGCGGCGATGCCGCAGATCCGCGCGAAGCTGGCCAAGCTGAAGACGGCGCGCGAGGCGGCCGCCCGCCCGCGCGTCCCGGCACCGGCCAAGGGAGCCTGCAAGGAAGGTCGCCTGGGGCGCCTGCTGGGCCAGGGCTGCGACTGAGCCCCACGCCCGGGTACGGGCGCCGTCCCCGGTCCCACCGGCGGCCTCACCCCCGGGCGGCGCGCGAGGTGCCAGCGCCCGACGAAGGCGGCCGGGCCACCCCGCACCACGCCGCCGGGCCGTTTCCCCTCCCGCCCAGGCTGCTGCCGGACCCGCTGGAACCCAGTTGAACCCGCCCCTGCCGAAGGTTGGGTTGACTGGCTACTAACACCTTAGTACTAATACCTGCGTACACACTCCGGCGCAGGCGACATGACGACTCCCCATCCCACCGAAGGCGAACTGGCCCTCCTGCGCGTGCTGTGGTCCGGCACGGCGCCCATGACGGTGCGCGAGGTCCACGCCGTCCTCTCGCGCGACAAGGACACCGCCTACACGACGGTGCTCAAGATGCTCACGATCATGGCCGACAAGGGCCTGGTGCGCCGCGACGAGTCCGAGCGCAGCCACACCTACGCCGCGGTGCTGGCCGAGCCGGTGGTGCAGAGCAACCTGCTCAGGGACCTGATGCGCCGGGCGTTCTCGGGGTCGGCACTGACCCTGGTGCAGCGCGCGATCGACGACAACGTCGCCACGCCCGAGGAGCTGGACCAGATCTCCACGCTCATCGCCCAGGCCAAGGCCCGGCGGAAGGACTGATGGACGCCCTGGCCACCCTGCAGCTTGGGCTGGCGCCGGCGATGGCCTCGGCGCTGGTGCATTCGCTGTGGCAGCTGGCGTTGCTGGCGGCGGCCGCGTGGCTGGTGCTGGCCTCGATGGCGCGTTCCAGTGCATCGGCACGCCATGTGGTCGCGATGGGTTTCCTTGTGGCGATGGTCGCGGCCCCCGCGCTCACCTTCCTGCGCTTCTGGCAGGAACCGTTCTGGCAGGGACCCGGGCTGGTCGTCGATACCGGCTGGCTGCAGGCGTTCACCGCGCCGCGGCAGGCGGCGGTGGACGGCGGCTTCGTGCAGGAGTCCAACCCCATCGCGGCGCTCTTCACCATCGTCTGGCTCGCCGGGGTCGGCCTGATGCTGCTGCGACGCTTCGGCGGCTGGCGCGTGGTCAGCTCGCTCGAGCGGCTGCCGCACCAGCCGCTGCCGGCGGACTGGCAGCGCCGCGTGGACGCGCTGCGCCATTCACTGCGCATCGGGCGCGAGGTCGCGGTGCGGCTGTCGGCCGATGTCGTCGCGCCGTTCACCGCGCGGCTGCTGCGTCCGGTGGTGTGGCTGCCGCTGACCCTGCTGACCCGGTTGCCGCGCGAACAGGTCGAAGCCCTGATCGCCCATGAACTGGCTCACGTCGCACGCATGGACTGGCTGTGGAACGGCGTGCAGTGCGTGATCGAAGCGCTGCTGTTCTTCCACCCCGCGGCCTGGTGGCTCGGCCGCCGCATCCGGCAGGAACGCGAGCACGCATGTGACGACCTGGCGGTGGCGGCGAGCGGGAACGCCATCGCCCTGGCCGAAGCGCTGGTGACACTCGAGCGCGAGCGGCATTCCATCCCGCAACTGGTCCTGGCTGCCCAAGGAGGCACGCTCATGCAACGCATCACCCGACTACTCACATCACCACCCGTGCAGGGTCGTTCGCGCACGCTGGCCGTCTTCGGCATCGTGCTCACGGCAGGCGCGCTGCTCGCCGTCCAGGTCTTCGCATCGGGCAACTGGAAGCCCGACCTGATCGTGCACGCCAGCACCGATGGCGCGCTGGGCCCGGGCGACTACCGCGAGGTGTCCGCCCATGGCGTCGACGGGGACCGCTACTACCGCGCGTCCGTCGATGCGAACGGAACGCTGAGCGAGGTCTACATGAAGGACCAGCAGCGCCGGCCGATCGATGCCGGTGTGCGCGGCTGGCTGGCCGAAGTGGACCGCATGAGCATTGCACCGCCGCCGCCGCTGCCGCCCCTGCCGCCGCTGCCGCCCGGCGCGCCGGGTGCGCCGCCCGCACCGCCCGCGCCACCCGCCCCGCCCGACATCGCCGACCAGCCCGCGTTCAAGTCGCTGATGCGGCAGGTCGCGGCCGACCCGCGCGTCGTCGCCAGGCTGGGCACGCCCGTGGTGCGCGCGTCCAAGCAGATCGATGGAAACATCTCCATCAGCACCGACGACTCGTCCAAGGGCGATGGCGACGCCGATCTCGACTTCGAACTCGCCGGTCCCAAGGGGCGCGCCAGCGTCCACGTCGAAGCCGAACTGGTCGACGGCGTGTGGTCGATGGCGCCGATCGAGATCGAAGACACGCGCTGAGTTTTTTTGCCCATCAGTACTAAACCGTTAGTAGGTCACCGCGGCGCCGCCGCCCCCAATCGAAAGGAACTCCATGAAACCGCGCACCCTCACGCTCTGCCTCCTGCTGTGCCTGGCGCCGTTCGCCCACGCGCAGCAGCCGCCGCCCGCCGTGCCGATCACCGCCGCCCAGCGCGCCACCGTGATCGAAGGCCTCGCCACGCAGCTGCAGGCGAACTACGTATTTCCGGACGTCGCCGGGCAACTGGCGAAGACGCTCCGCGCACGCAACGCCAGCGGCGCCTACGCGGCCGCCAGCGACAGCCGGGCCTTCTCGGAGCTGTTGTCCACGGACCTTCGCCGCCTGGGCAAGGACGGCCACTTCAACGTCGACTACGACCCGGAATTCCGCGAGCAGCCGCCGGGCAAGCGCCCCCTGCCCAGCAAGGAGGAAATCGAACAGGGACGCCAGCAGTTCGCCAGCCGCGGCTACGGCATCGACAGCCTCGCGCGCCTGCCGGGCAACGTGGGCTACATGGAACTGCGCGGCTTCGGCCCGACCGAACTGGTAGGCGAAGCGCTGTCGGCCGCGATGACGCTGCTGTCCGGCACCGACGCACTGATCCTCGACCTGCGCCGCAACGGCGGCGGCGAACCGGCGACCGTCGCCTACCTGATGAGCCACTTCTTCGCGCCGGGCGACGAACGCCACCTCAACGACATCTACAGCCGCACCGACGACACCACGCGCCAGTACTGGACCGACCCCAGCGTCGGCCCGCGGTACACGAAACCGGTCTACGTGCTGACCTCCAAGCGCACGTTCTCCGGTGGCGAGGAATGCGCGTACGACTTCCAGACCCAGCAGCGCGGCACGCTCGTCGGCGAATCCACCGGCGGCGGCGCCAATCCCGGCGACCCGTACGCCCTGGGCGCCGGCTTCGTTGCCTTCATCCCCAACGGCCGCGCGATCAACCCGGTCACGCACACCAACTGGGAACACGTGGGCGTCAAGCCGGACATCGAAGTGCCGGCCGCGCAGGCCAGGCAGGCGGCGCATGCGGCGATCCTGCGTGGCCTGCTCAAGGAGGCCAAGGACGCCGAGCGCCGGCAGGAGCTGGAGGAAGTGCTGGCCAAGGTGGAAGCCGGCACGGTCGACGCGCCGGTGTACACGCCCAGGCGGTGAAGCACTCGCCCGGGGCCGGTCCAGCGGCTCCGGGCGAAATCCTCCAACCAGACGTCAGCCCGTGGCCAGCGTCGCGTTGTCGATCACGAACCGGTATTTGACGTCGCTGCGCTGCATCCGGTCGTAGGCCTCGTCGATCTTCTGGATCGGGATCATCTCGATCTCCGACACGATGCCGCGCTCGGCGCAGAAGTCCAGCATCTCCTGGGTTTCGGCGATGCCGCCGATCAGCGAGCCGGCGATCGCGCGACGGCCGAAGATCAGCTGCGCCACATTGGGGGCCGGATGCGGATGCTCCGGGACGCCGACCAGGCACATCGTGCCGTCGCGCTTGAGCAGGCGGGTGAAGGCATCCAGGTCATGGCTGGCGGCCACGGTGTTGAGGATGAAGTCGAAGGTGCCGATGTGCTGCTTCATCTGGTCGGCGTCTTTGGAGATCACGACGTCGTCCGCGCCCAGGTCGCGCGCGTCCTGGCGCTTGCTCTCGCTGGTGGTGAACGCCACGGTGTGGGCCCCCATCGCGTGCGCCAGCTTGATGCCCATGTGCCCCAGGCCGCCGATGCCGACGATGCCGACCTTCTTGCCAGGACCGGCTTTCCAGTGGCGCAGCGGCGAATACGTGGTGATGCCCGCACACAGCAGCGGCGCGACGGCCGCGAGCTGGGCTTCGGGATGGCGCACCTTCAGCACGAACTGGTCGTCCACGACGATGCGCTGCGAATAGCCACCCAGCGTGTGCCCGGGAGCATCCTGCGTGGGGCCGTTGTAGGTGCCGACGAAACCGACTTCGCAGTACTGCTCCAGGCCTTCGCCGCAGGCGCGGCAGTGCTTGCAGCTGCCCACCAGGCAGCCGACCGCCACGGTCTCGCCCACCTTGAAGGCCGTGACCCCGGGCCCGACCGCGGTGACGTGCCCGACGATCTCGTGGCCCGGCACGCAGGGGTAGCGCGTGCCGCCCCACTCCGAGCGGACGGTGTGCAGGTCCGAATGGCAGACGCCGCAGAACGCGATCTCGATCTGCACGTCGTGGGCGCCCGGTACGCGGCGCTGGATGTCCATCGGCTCCAGCGGCTTGTCGCCGGCGTGCGCACCGTAGGCTTTCGTATTCATTGCGGGCTCCTGGGTGGGGGATGGCACAGGTTGCAGCAGCATGGTGACGCAGGTCGCCCGGGGCCACCATCACCCCGGTTGATGACCGGCCTGAGACTCAGGGGACCGGCGGCTCGCCGTCGCCCAGTCGCTCGCCGAGGAAGTCGATGAAGCGGCGGGTCTTCTGCGGCAGGCGGCGGGTGGCGGCGTAGAGGGCATTGACCGCGATGGGAGGCGCCTTCCAGTCCTCCAGCACGACCTGCAGCGCGCCACTGCGCAAGGCCTCCTGGACGATGAAGCGCGGCAGCAGGGTGATGCCCATCCCGCCCTCCGCCAGCGCCGCAAGCAGGTCGCCATTGTCGGCCGTGGCCGGGCCGACCGGCTGCACGCGAGCGGTCCTGCCATGCCGGGTCAGCGGCAACGTGACGCTGCCCTGCAGGAGGCCGTAGTTGAGGAAGGCATGCTGGGCGAGGTCGTCGGGCACCTGCGGGGTGCCGCGCGCGCGCAGGTAGGCCGGCGAGGCCACGAACACCCGCTCGGCCGGCATCAGCCGCCGCGCGGCGAGCGTGGAGTCGATGAGGTTGGCGATGCGGATGGTGACGTCGAAACCGCCCTTCACCGGGTCGATGAGCTGGTCGTTGAGCGTCACGTGCACTTCCACCTGCGGGTGCAAGGCATGGAACTGCGGCAGCAGGCGGCCCAGCACGCGGGTTCCGAAAGAGACCGGAGCGTTCACCCGCAGCAGCCCCTCGAGGCGGCCGGCGCCGGTGCGGGCGCGTTCCTCGGCATCGTCGAGCGTGGCCAGCACGTCCTGCGCCGCTTCGAAATACTCCGCGCCCGCCTCGGTGAGGTGCAGGCTGCGCGTGGTGCGCATCAGCAACTGCACGCCCAGCATGTCCTCCAGCGCCTGGATCTGCTTGCTCACCTTGGAGCGCGGCACATCCAGCCGGCGCGCCGCCGCCGCGAAGCCATTGGCGCGCACCGCCTCGACGAAAGCACGCATGCATTCGATGCGGTCCATGAGGCGACTCCCGGGACGGAAGCGCGAATATAGCGCCAGTGCGGCGCCATTGTCCCCCGATCGGAAACAGTCATTCTCCGGCGTCCGGCTATTTCCGGCACCCCGCAATTTCGATACTTCGCTCCGGGCCGCAAGGTCCAGATCGCCGGATCACGCTGACCCGGCCACATCCATATCCAGGAGCCTTCCATGATCACCCTGCGACGCGCCAACGAACGGGGCCATGCCAACCACGGCTGGCTCGACTCCTGGCACAGCTTTTCCTTCGCCAATTACTTCGACCCGGAGCACGTGCAATGGGGCGCCCTGCGCGTGATCAACGAGGACCGCGTGCGCGCCGGTGCCGGCTTCGGCCAGCACGGGCACCGCGACATGGAGATCATCAGCTACGTGCTGGACGGCGCGCTGGCCCACGAGGATTCGCTCGGCAACCGCGCGAGCATCGTGCCCGGCGAAGTGCAGCGCATGAGCGCAGGCACGGGAGTTGTCCACGCCGAGTTCAACCATGACAAGGCCAACACCACGCACTTCCTGCAGATCTGGATCGTGCCGTCGGTCACCGGCGTCGCGCCCTCGTACGAACAGAAGTCCTTTGCGGACAGCGACAAGCGCGGCAGGCTGCGGGTCGTGGTGAGCCCGGATGGGCGCGACGGCTCGGTCACGATCCACCAGGACGCGCTGATGCTGGCCGGGCTGTTCGACGGCGACGAGCACGCGCGCCACGAGTTCGCTGCGGGCCGCCTGGGCTACGTGCATGTGGTCCGCGGGCAGGTCACGGTCAACGGGCAGGCGCTGGTCGCGGGCGACGCACTGCGGCTGCAGGATGAAACCGCGATCACGCTGGACCAGGGGCGCGACGCGGAAGTGCTGGTATTCGACCTGCCGCCGATGCCTTTGCATTGACGGACATCGCGGCGCAGGAACGACTTTCCCCGGTGAACCTGGGGCGCCGGCGGCATCACCCGATCGGGTGGGCCAGGCCTGCGAAAGTCCGGACGTCCCGCACTTCCGTCGCCCCGGGCGGGAGTGCGCGGGCGGCCGCGGCAGTGCTGCGCACCCGGCCGCTGCGGCGACGGGATCTGCCTGCGCTGGGCAACAGATCGTGCTTGCGCATCAGGCAGTGGATGGCCAGCCCGATCACGGCCTCGTCCGCCGGCCCGGCATCGCCCTCGATCTGCCGGCAACGATCGATCAGTCGCGGGATCGCCTCGCGCATGGAGGCGCGGGCGTCGGACAGCTCCCGATCCAGCTCGGCAATCTGCTGCATCAACTCAACCCTGCTGGCCATGGTTCTCCATCGCGACCGGCGCTCCCCGGGATGGGCTTGCATTATTGAACGCAGAGCGGCGCGCGAAGCGGAAACGGGCCCATTCCAGCCACGTTTTTCCGGTCCGGGCCGCTTGCACCTGAAGCGTTCAGCGTGCGCATTTCACGTGCCCGTGGCCCGTCGGCGAGAACCATCGAACCGACATCCACGGAGCGAGCGCATGGACGATCGTGCACTCATGCAGGCCCTGCTGGACACGCCCATCAGGCACGGCATCGTGGTCACCGACCTGCAGGGAAAAATCATTCTCTGGAACCGTGGCGCGGAAGCGATCTTCGGTTACTCCGCACAGGAGATCATCGGCGCGAGCGCCGAGAAGCTTTTCGTGCCGATCGATCGCAGCAACGGCATTCCCGGCCGGGAGATGAGCAAGGCAAGGACGCAGGGTTGCGCGGGAGATTTCCGCTGGCACCTGCGCAAGGACGGCACGACGTTCTGGGGCGACGGAATGATGTATCCGGTCCGCGTGGAGGGCGCCGACATCGGTTACATGAAGGTCCTTCGCGATGCGACCGACCTCAAGCTCAGCCAGGAAGAACACCGGCGCCTGGCATTCGTCGACGTCCTGACCGGCATGCCCAACCGGGCCGAACTGTTCCGGCGGCTGGTCGACATGATGGGTACCGCGCAGCGGCATCGGGAGATGCTGGTGCTGCTGCTGGTGGACCTGGACCATCTCAAGGACGTCAACGATTCGCTCGGCCACGCGGCGGGCGACGCGATGCTGCGCAGCGCCGCCCAGCGCATGCGCGACGTGCTGCGATCCAATGACCTGCTGGCCCGGCTTGGCGGCGACGAGTTCGCCATCCTGCAACCCGGTGCGCAGTCCCTGGACGACGCGGTGGTGGTCGCCGAGAAGCTGCTCGAAGTGCTGGCACAGCCCATGGACATCGGCGGCCGCGAGGTGCAGGTCACCGGGAGCATCGGCATCAGCGCCTATCCCCTCGACGCGGCCACCACCGAGCAGCTGCTGGGCAATGCCGACGTCGCGCTGTACCAGGCCAAGGCGGGCGGCCGCAACCAGTATCGGGTGCATGAGGCCACGATGAAGCACGCGCATACGGCGTCGGCGTCGACGGCTGGGCAGGGATAGGCGCCACCGTTCGGCGCCTCAGTTTCAGACGAGCCGCCATCAGCCACCTGCCTGACAGGCGTTGGCCCGTGTCATCCAGCAG
This genomic interval carries:
- a CDS encoding LysR family transcriptional regulator, whose protein sequence is MDRIECMRAFVEAVRANGFAAAARRLDVPRSKVSKQIQALEDMLGVQLLMRTTRSLHLTEAGAEYFEAAQDVLATLDDAEERARTGAGRLEGLLRVNAPVSFGTRVLGRLLPQFHALHPQVEVHVTLNDQLIDPVKGGFDVTIRIANLIDSTLAARRLMPAERVFVASPAYLRARGTPQVPDDLAQHAFLNYGLLQGSVTLPLTRHGRTARVQPVGPATADNGDLLAALAEGGMGITLLPRFIVQEALRSGALQVVLEDWKAPPIAVNALYAATRRLPQKTRRFIDFLGERLGDGEPPVP
- a CDS encoding sensor domain-containing diguanylate cyclase: MDDRALMQALLDTPIRHGIVVTDLQGKIILWNRGAEAIFGYSAQEIIGASAEKLFVPIDRSNGIPGREMSKARTQGCAGDFRWHLRKDGTTFWGDGMMYPVRVEGADIGYMKVLRDATDLKLSQEEHRRLAFVDVLTGMPNRAELFRRLVDMMGTAQRHREMLVLLLVDLDHLKDVNDSLGHAAGDAMLRSAAQRMRDVLRSNDLLARLGGDEFAILQPGAQSLDDAVVVAEKLLEVLAQPMDIGGREVQVTGSIGISAYPLDAATTEQLLGNADVALYQAKAGGRNQYRVHEATMKHAHTASASTAGQG
- a CDS encoding pirin family protein produces the protein MITLRRANERGHANHGWLDSWHSFSFANYFDPEHVQWGALRVINEDRVRAGAGFGQHGHRDMEIISYVLDGALAHEDSLGNRASIVPGEVQRMSAGTGVVHAEFNHDKANTTHFLQIWIVPSVTGVAPSYEQKSFADSDKRGRLRVVVSPDGRDGSVTIHQDALMLAGLFDGDEHARHEFAAGRLGYVHVVRGQVTVNGQALVAGDALRLQDETAITLDQGRDAEVLVFDLPPMPLH
- a CDS encoding S41 family peptidase: MKPRTLTLCLLLCLAPFAHAQQPPPAVPITAAQRATVIEGLATQLQANYVFPDVAGQLAKTLRARNASGAYAAASDSRAFSELLSTDLRRLGKDGHFNVDYDPEFREQPPGKRPLPSKEEIEQGRQQFASRGYGIDSLARLPGNVGYMELRGFGPTELVGEALSAAMTLLSGTDALILDLRRNGGGEPATVAYLMSHFFAPGDERHLNDIYSRTDDTTRQYWTDPSVGPRYTKPVYVLTSKRTFSGGEECAYDFQTQQRGTLVGESTGGGANPGDPYALGAGFVAFIPNGRAINPVTHTNWEHVGVKPDIEVPAAQARQAAHAAILRGLLKEAKDAERRQELEEVLAKVEAGTVDAPVYTPRR
- a CDS encoding NAD(P)-dependent alcohol dehydrogenase; the encoded protein is MNTKAYGAHAGDKPLEPMDIQRRVPGAHDVQIEIAFCGVCHSDLHTVRSEWGGTRYPCVPGHEIVGHVTAVGPGVTAFKVGETVAVGCLVGSCKHCRACGEGLEQYCEVGFVGTYNGPTQDAPGHTLGGYSQRIVVDDQFVLKVRHPEAQLAAVAPLLCAGITTYSPLRHWKAGPGKKVGIVGIGGLGHMGIKLAHAMGAHTVAFTTSESKRQDARDLGADDVVISKDADQMKQHIGTFDFILNTVAASHDLDAFTRLLKRDGTMCLVGVPEHPHPAPNVAQLIFGRRAIAGSLIGGIAETQEMLDFCAERGIVSEIEMIPIQKIDEAYDRMQRSDVKYRFVIDNATLATG